A genome region from Arachis duranensis cultivar V14167 chromosome 8, aradu.V14167.gnm2.J7QH, whole genome shotgun sequence includes the following:
- the LOC107460274 gene encoding MLO protein homolog 1-like isoform X2 has product MAGGEGGAGERSLQETPTWAVAVVCSVFVILSVLIEHGIHSLGKKKQKKAMNEALEKIKSELMLLGFLSLLLTFGTNYIKKICIPHSIGDTMLPCKKVVSHGGDGRRHLLSFETEDDNDVLSWRRILATSISGDDYCSTKGKVPLISASGLHQLHIFIFVLAVSHIFYSVMTMVLSQAKMKKWKSWEAETSSLEYQFSNDPARFRLAHQTSFVKQHSGWSRMPGIRWIVAFFRQFFASVTKVDYMTMRHGFINAHLGPNSKFNFHKYIKRSMEDDFKVVVGISMPLWVSAIIFLLLNVYKWNTLTWLSFIPLVILLLVGTKLELIIMEMAQEIQDRTTIVRGVPVVEPNNKYFWFNRPQWILFLIHFTLFQNAFQIALFLWTVYEFKIKSCFHENLKLILIRVILGVFLQFICSYITFPLYALITQMGSHMKKAIFEEQTAKAIKKWQKTAKDRTKLRKAGMDNVSNSGYMSGETTPSQGTSPIHLLHKYKPSSDHTDTESVLYSPRSYPSDTELSETELAYTHHHRIQLNEITTSHGHGPPNNRQETHNVDFSFDKP; this is encoded by the exons GGGAGGAGCAGGAGAAAGATCTCTTCAGGAAACACCCACTTGGGCAGTGGCTGTGGTGTGCAGTGTCTTTGTCATCCTCTCTGTCTTAATTGAACATGGAATCCATTCTCTTGGAAAG AAAAAGCAAAAGAAGGCAATGAATGAAGCCTTGGAGAAGATCAAATCAG AATTAATGCTGTTAGGATTCTTATCGCTTCTACTTACATTTGGAAcaaattatataaagaaaatatgcaTCCCTCACAGTATTGGGGACACCATGCTTCCATGCAAGAAGGTGGTTTCACATGGTGGTGATGGTAGGAGACACTTGCTTTCTTTTGAGACGGAGGACGACAATGATGTGTTGTCATGGCGTCGCATTCTAGCAACTTCTATCTCCGGCGACGACTATTGCTCAACCAAA GGTAAAGTGCCACTGATATCTGCTTCAGGGTTGCACCAGTTGCATATATTCATATTCGTCCTCGCTGTTTCTCACATTTTCTACAGCGTCATGACTATGGTCCTATCTCAAGCAAAA ATGAAGAAATGGAAGTCTTGGGAAGCAGAGACATCCTCCTTGGAGTATCAATTTTCAAATG ATCCTGCAAGATTCAGGTTAGCACATCAAACATCATTTGTTAAACAACATTCAGGGTGGTCTAGGATGCCCGGAATTCGATGGATT GTGGCGTTCTTCAGGCAATTCTTTGCATCTGTGACCAAAGTTGATTACATGACTATGCGACATGGATTTATAAAT GCACATCTTGGTCCCAATAGCAAATTCAACTTCCATAAGTATATCAAAAGATCTATGGAGGACGATTTTAAAGTGGTTGTTGGTATCAG TATGCCACTTTGGGTTTCTGCTATCATCTTTCTGCTTTTAAACGTTTATA AATGGAACACGCTCACCTGGCTCTCATTCATCCCATTAGTG atacttttattagttggtACGAAGCTTGAGCTAATAATAATGGAAATGGCGCAAGAAATCCAAGATAGAACCACAATTGTAAGAGGGGTGCCAGTGGTGGAGCCAAATAACAAGTATTTCTGGTTCAATCGCCCCCAGTGGATCCTATTCTTGATACACTTCACCTTATTCCAG AATGCCTTTCAAATAGCCCTTTTCCTCTGGACAGTG TATGAGTTTAAGATCAAGTCTTGCTTCCATGAAAACTTGAAACTAATACTGATAAGGGTCATCCTTGGGGTATTCTTACAATTCATATGCAGTTATATTACATTCCCCCTCTATGCCCTAATAACCCAG ATGGGATCACACATGAAGAAAGCAATATTTGAGGAGCAAACAGCAAAGGCCATTAAGAAATGGCAAAAGACAGCAAAGGACAGAACAAAGTTAAGGAAAGCAGGGATGGATAATGTTAGTAACTCAGGTTACATGAGTGGAGAAACAACACCAAGCCAAGGAACATCGCCAATTCATTTGCTTCACAAGTACAAGCCTAGTAGCGACCACACAGATACCGAGAGTGTTCTCTATTCTCCACGTTCATACCCTTCTGATACTGAGTTATCTGAGACTGAATTAGCATATACTCATCATCATCGTATTCAACTCAATGAGATTACAACATCACATGGACATGGACCTCCAAATAACAGACAGGAAACTCATAatgttgatttttcttttgaCAAGCCTTAA
- the LOC107460274 gene encoding MLO protein homolog 1-like isoform X3, which produces MAGGEGGAGERSLQETPTWAVAVVCSVFVILSVLIEHGIHSLGKWFQKKQKKAMNEALEKIKSELMLLGFLSLLLTFGTNYIKKICIPHSIGDTMLPCKKVVSHGGDGRRHLLSFETEDDNDVLSWRRILATSISGDDYCSTKGKVPLISASGLHQLHIFIFVLAVSHIFYSVMTMVLSQAKMKKWKSWEAETSSLEYQFSNDPARFRLAHQTSFVKQHSGWSRMPGIRWIVAFFRQFFASVTKVDYMTMRHGFINAHLGPNSKFNFHKYIKRSMEDDFKVVVGISMPLWVSAIIFLLLNVYKWNTLTWLSFIPLVILLLVGTKLELIIMEMAQEIQDRTTIVRGVPVVEPNNKYFWFNRPQWILFLIHFTLFQNAFQIALFLWTVLYYIPPLCPNNPDGITHEESNI; this is translated from the exons GGGAGGAGCAGGAGAAAGATCTCTTCAGGAAACACCCACTTGGGCAGTGGCTGTGGTGTGCAGTGTCTTTGTCATCCTCTCTGTCTTAATTGAACATGGAATCCATTCTCTTGGAAAG TGGTTTCAGAAAAAGCAAAAGAAGGCAATGAATGAAGCCTTGGAGAAGATCAAATCAG AATTAATGCTGTTAGGATTCTTATCGCTTCTACTTACATTTGGAAcaaattatataaagaaaatatgcaTCCCTCACAGTATTGGGGACACCATGCTTCCATGCAAGAAGGTGGTTTCACATGGTGGTGATGGTAGGAGACACTTGCTTTCTTTTGAGACGGAGGACGACAATGATGTGTTGTCATGGCGTCGCATTCTAGCAACTTCTATCTCCGGCGACGACTATTGCTCAACCAAA GGTAAAGTGCCACTGATATCTGCTTCAGGGTTGCACCAGTTGCATATATTCATATTCGTCCTCGCTGTTTCTCACATTTTCTACAGCGTCATGACTATGGTCCTATCTCAAGCAAAA ATGAAGAAATGGAAGTCTTGGGAAGCAGAGACATCCTCCTTGGAGTATCAATTTTCAAATG ATCCTGCAAGATTCAGGTTAGCACATCAAACATCATTTGTTAAACAACATTCAGGGTGGTCTAGGATGCCCGGAATTCGATGGATT GTGGCGTTCTTCAGGCAATTCTTTGCATCTGTGACCAAAGTTGATTACATGACTATGCGACATGGATTTATAAAT GCACATCTTGGTCCCAATAGCAAATTCAACTTCCATAAGTATATCAAAAGATCTATGGAGGACGATTTTAAAGTGGTTGTTGGTATCAG TATGCCACTTTGGGTTTCTGCTATCATCTTTCTGCTTTTAAACGTTTATA AATGGAACACGCTCACCTGGCTCTCATTCATCCCATTAGTG atacttttattagttggtACGAAGCTTGAGCTAATAATAATGGAAATGGCGCAAGAAATCCAAGATAGAACCACAATTGTAAGAGGGGTGCCAGTGGTGGAGCCAAATAACAAGTATTTCTGGTTCAATCGCCCCCAGTGGATCCTATTCTTGATACACTTCACCTTATTCCAG AATGCCTTTCAAATAGCCCTTTTCCTCTGGACAGTG TTATATTACATTCCCCCTCTATGCCCTAATAACCCAG ATGGGATCACACATGAAGAAAGCAATATTTGA
- the LOC107460274 gene encoding MLO protein homolog 1-like isoform X1, with amino-acid sequence MAGGEGGAGERSLQETPTWAVAVVCSVFVILSVLIEHGIHSLGKWFQKKQKKAMNEALEKIKSELMLLGFLSLLLTFGTNYIKKICIPHSIGDTMLPCKKVVSHGGDGRRHLLSFETEDDNDVLSWRRILATSISGDDYCSTKGKVPLISASGLHQLHIFIFVLAVSHIFYSVMTMVLSQAKMKKWKSWEAETSSLEYQFSNDPARFRLAHQTSFVKQHSGWSRMPGIRWIVAFFRQFFASVTKVDYMTMRHGFINAHLGPNSKFNFHKYIKRSMEDDFKVVVGISMPLWVSAIIFLLLNVYKWNTLTWLSFIPLVILLLVGTKLELIIMEMAQEIQDRTTIVRGVPVVEPNNKYFWFNRPQWILFLIHFTLFQNAFQIALFLWTVYEFKIKSCFHENLKLILIRVILGVFLQFICSYITFPLYALITQMGSHMKKAIFEEQTAKAIKKWQKTAKDRTKLRKAGMDNVSNSGYMSGETTPSQGTSPIHLLHKYKPSSDHTDTESVLYSPRSYPSDTELSETELAYTHHHRIQLNEITTSHGHGPPNNRQETHNVDFSFDKP; translated from the exons GGGAGGAGCAGGAGAAAGATCTCTTCAGGAAACACCCACTTGGGCAGTGGCTGTGGTGTGCAGTGTCTTTGTCATCCTCTCTGTCTTAATTGAACATGGAATCCATTCTCTTGGAAAG TGGTTTCAGAAAAAGCAAAAGAAGGCAATGAATGAAGCCTTGGAGAAGATCAAATCAG AATTAATGCTGTTAGGATTCTTATCGCTTCTACTTACATTTGGAAcaaattatataaagaaaatatgcaTCCCTCACAGTATTGGGGACACCATGCTTCCATGCAAGAAGGTGGTTTCACATGGTGGTGATGGTAGGAGACACTTGCTTTCTTTTGAGACGGAGGACGACAATGATGTGTTGTCATGGCGTCGCATTCTAGCAACTTCTATCTCCGGCGACGACTATTGCTCAACCAAA GGTAAAGTGCCACTGATATCTGCTTCAGGGTTGCACCAGTTGCATATATTCATATTCGTCCTCGCTGTTTCTCACATTTTCTACAGCGTCATGACTATGGTCCTATCTCAAGCAAAA ATGAAGAAATGGAAGTCTTGGGAAGCAGAGACATCCTCCTTGGAGTATCAATTTTCAAATG ATCCTGCAAGATTCAGGTTAGCACATCAAACATCATTTGTTAAACAACATTCAGGGTGGTCTAGGATGCCCGGAATTCGATGGATT GTGGCGTTCTTCAGGCAATTCTTTGCATCTGTGACCAAAGTTGATTACATGACTATGCGACATGGATTTATAAAT GCACATCTTGGTCCCAATAGCAAATTCAACTTCCATAAGTATATCAAAAGATCTATGGAGGACGATTTTAAAGTGGTTGTTGGTATCAG TATGCCACTTTGGGTTTCTGCTATCATCTTTCTGCTTTTAAACGTTTATA AATGGAACACGCTCACCTGGCTCTCATTCATCCCATTAGTG atacttttattagttggtACGAAGCTTGAGCTAATAATAATGGAAATGGCGCAAGAAATCCAAGATAGAACCACAATTGTAAGAGGGGTGCCAGTGGTGGAGCCAAATAACAAGTATTTCTGGTTCAATCGCCCCCAGTGGATCCTATTCTTGATACACTTCACCTTATTCCAG AATGCCTTTCAAATAGCCCTTTTCCTCTGGACAGTG TATGAGTTTAAGATCAAGTCTTGCTTCCATGAAAACTTGAAACTAATACTGATAAGGGTCATCCTTGGGGTATTCTTACAATTCATATGCAGTTATATTACATTCCCCCTCTATGCCCTAATAACCCAG ATGGGATCACACATGAAGAAAGCAATATTTGAGGAGCAAACAGCAAAGGCCATTAAGAAATGGCAAAAGACAGCAAAGGACAGAACAAAGTTAAGGAAAGCAGGGATGGATAATGTTAGTAACTCAGGTTACATGAGTGGAGAAACAACACCAAGCCAAGGAACATCGCCAATTCATTTGCTTCACAAGTACAAGCCTAGTAGCGACCACACAGATACCGAGAGTGTTCTCTATTCTCCACGTTCATACCCTTCTGATACTGAGTTATCTGAGACTGAATTAGCATATACTCATCATCATCGTATTCAACTCAATGAGATTACAACATCACATGGACATGGACCTCCAAATAACAGACAGGAAACTCATAatgttgatttttcttttgaCAAGCCTTAA